A window of Maioricimonas rarisocia genomic DNA:
ACGCTGCTGAGTCGAAACCGGCGGAAACTGCCGGAGTCGGAAGCGAAGGCGTGATTCAGGCGATCGTGTCGATCGTATTGCCCGCACTTGCCCGTCAGGTGTGGAACGTCCAGCACAGCCCCTCCGCACGTTGTTCCAGGACGGCCGTTGCGGAGAGGCGCGAACCGTGCACCGCGATGGCCCGCTTGAACTCGCCGGGGGCGTCTTCGTCATACGTTCCGGCGTCCCAGCGGGTGACCTGTCCCCGCCCGCGGCTGACAGGGCCCTCGTAGTCGAGGTACGCAATTCGGTGATCGGGAAGTGCTTCAGCCCGGAGGGGGACATCCGGCTGCGGCTCGTCGAGCAGTCGCCAGGTGCGGAGTGCGCCGTCCGCTTCGAGCATCAGATCCCAATGCAGAAACGGGTGGTCGTGCGTCAGAATCACGAAGCGGGGCATCGGGCGTCTCGGAGGGAAGTTTGCGTCGGTGCGTTGCAACGTTCGGTGAGGAATCAACAATGATGGCAGCCCCCTGCCCTGTCTCCCGCTGGAGCTGACGAAGAGTGCGTCCTCGAATTCTGATCCTGCCAATTGCCGCGATTGTTATTGGTGGCCTGGTCTTCTGGCGACTGAACCGCGAGGAGCGGTCGCCGTCCGGTGCGCGTTCCGTCGCGCTGCAACTGGCTCCGCGATTCGAATTGTATGACCAGTCGTCGCGGCTGGTGAAGTTCGAGCGTTACTTGGGGCGAACACGCATGGCGGTGGTGTTCTTCGACGGCGACGCGGGAGCCGACCAGAACGCTCTGCTCCGCACCCTGCAGGAGCACCATGATGCCGTGGAACAGGCCGGCGTCCAGATCATCGGC
This region includes:
- a CDS encoding DNA polymerase ligase N-terminal domain-containing protein; this translates as MPRFVILTHDHPFLHWDLMLEADGALRTWRLLDEPQPDVPLRAEALPDHRIAYLDYEGPVSRGRGQVTRWDAGTYDEDAPGEFKRAIAVHGSRLSATAVLEQRAEGLCWTFHT
- a CDS encoding redoxin domain-containing protein — translated: MRPRILILPIAAIVIGGLVFWRLNREERSPSGARSVALQLAPRFELYDQSSRLVKFERYLGRTRMAVVFFDGDAGADQNALLRTLQEHHDAVEQAGVQIIGISTATPYANRAAGERAGGEFPFPLLSDVDLARPVHRQWGMVNLQTGEPKSGLFLVDRGGRVAAQGGEFVPVSDPDSVVAELAQGRWPGAMPE